The genomic DNA TCGCGGTGCGCCGGACGACGTCGGGGGAGACCCGGTTGGGCCGCTCCCGCCAACTGCTGTCGGCGCCTTCGTAGACATAGCAGTAGCTGCACGCGAGATTGCAACGGCCGTTCGCCTTCAGGACGAACTGCCGGAAGGGCACGGCCTGTAACCCGGACCGCCGTAAGGCGGGGACGTCGAGTTCCTCAAGGGGCCACAGGGCGGTCACAGTTGGTAGGGGCCGTCCTCGTAGAAGGCCATCGCGGACTCGCCGCGCAGCATCCGGGGCAACAGGCTGGTGGCCACCGCGCCGAGCACCGGATGCGACGACTGACGGGACAGGACCTTCAGATCCAGATCCGCGAAGTCGGGCAACGCTCCGCCCGACCACCGCGCTACCGTGCTGGGGGGACCGTCCCCATGTGTTCGCCGCACGTTATACCTCTCACAGGAAGCCCTGAGTCTCCCGTGGGCTAACCGGGCTACGATTCCGGCCATGGTGCCCTATCGAAGGCTGACTGCTCAAATCGAGAGCGCGCCGCGGGGGCTAGGTCGGAAGCGGTTCGAAATCCCAGTAGGGCCGCTCCCTGCGGCGGATCGACAGGGTGTGCGGATGCTGCGGCCCGAGCGTGTCGGAGAGCTGCTGGAGTGCCTCGTTCTCCAGTTTGGTGGCCTCCTGGCTCCGGCGCAGCGCGCGCTGGTCACCGGCGAGGGCCGCCTTGCAGGACAGGGTCAGTGGATGGGTCTCGCCCAGGGTGGCGCGCGCCGACTCCAGGACGGCGCGGCTGAGTTCGGCCGCGCCCTCCTCGTCACCGGCCATGTTCCGCGCACCGCTCGCGTTGAGCGCCGCCCCGAGCGCCCACGGATGGGTGGTGCCGACCGCCGCCCTCATGCCCGTGAGCGCCCCCTCGGCGATCCGGAGCGCCTCGTCACGCTCCCCGTACTCCCACAACGCGAGTCCGACATTGCCCAACGTGCCCACCGCGTAGGGGTGTTCGGGGCCGACCAGGTGGGCGTAGTCCGCGGCCACGGTGGTCGCCAGCTCCCGCGCCTGCTCCAGATTGCCGTGCTCGCGGTTGAAGGTCGCGAAGTCGGCCTGCACCAGGAGCGCGTCGGGATGGCGCGGTCCCTGCCGTTGCACGAACCGCTCCACCACACTGCGCATCAGCGACTCGGCGCCCAGCAGATCACCGGTACGCCGCATGCACAGCGCCAGATTGTGCTCGGCGAACAGGGTCTGCGGAGTGAACCGGTCCATCACCTGCCGGTGCGCCCGGACGTTGAGCTCCTGGCGTGAGGTGGCCTCGTCGTAGCGGCCCAGCAGCCTGAGCATCCAGGCGTAGAACATGCCGGAGCGCAGGGTGAGATGGTGGCGCGGGGTCAGCAGCCGCTCCCGGATCAGCAGGATGTCGCGGTGCAGGACCAGTGACTCCTCGTAGCGGCCCAGCAGGCTGGTGACGACGGCCAGGTTGCTGCGGTCCTGGAGCGTGCGTGGGGCCTCGGGTTCCAGTGTGTCGGAGTACGCGCGGACGCACTCCTCGAACATGTGGTGGGCTTCGTCGTAGCGGCCCAGCGACACCAGCGTGCCGGCCAGGCCGTTCTTCGCGCGCAGCACATCGGGGTCGTCGTCGGAGCGGGTCTCCGTGAGCTGGTCGAGGACGGCCCGGCCGACGGCCTCCGCCTCCTGGTAACGACCGCTGCGGCGCAGCATGTTCGCGTGGTCGTGGGTCAGTACCAGCATGTCCCGCTCGTCGGGCTGCAGCCGGGTGCGCCAGCGGGCGACGGTCTGCTCGCACAGCCACAGCGCGGTCCGGTTCTCGCCCCGTACCCGCATGTAGTCGATGCAGTTCAGGACGAGTTGACGGACCACCGGCTCGCGGCTGTCCAGGGCGCCGGCGGGATCCAGGTGCGGGATCAGCTCCGCGTACCGGCTCCACTCACGGGTGTCGGTGGGCCGGCGCGGGTCGGCGCCCGCGAGCAGCGTGCAGGCGATGGTGGACAGGGCCTCGCGGCGGTCCTCGGTGAGGGTGCTGAGCAGGAAGCTGTGGTAGAGCCGGTGCATGGACACGCGGTCCACGGCGGGCTCGGCCTCCGAGGACTCGACGTAGTCCAGGCGCACCGCGGTGGACTCGGAGAGCCTGCGCAGCGCCGTGTGCCAGCGGATCGGGTCGACGGCGAGCGCGGCCAGATGGGCCGGCAGGGCGGACGGGTGGGCGGCCTGCATCAGCCGGACCGGGATCTCGTCCGGCGAGAACAGCGCGAACAGGTGCAGCAGCTCCACCGCTTC from Streptomyces sp. NBC_01478 includes the following:
- a CDS encoding YxD-tail cyclophane-containing RiPP peptide, with translation MPDFADLDLKVLSRQSSHPVLGAVATSLLPRMLRGESAMAFYEDGPYQL
- the fxsT gene encoding FxSxx-COOH system tetratricopeptide repeat protein, which encodes MADKSKGAESHEHFTISYAGFNRPWATWIAHQLEQLGHETTLLRWDPPNQTSLADALRNLLQAPGRVLLVLDNWYFELGPRTDAEWTQALHEVVPPHIARFSAVSVATRALPTTAAPLRPVDLRDLDSREARRRILRRLDLDATTAPGPVSGSAPRFPNDPPAVWNVPRRNVRFTGRDAILEKLHTRFEEGGRGGARVALRGISGVGKSQIAIEYAHRFGNDYDIVWWVGARFRAPAREQFAQLAPLLELPVGQELGERIRAVHEALRTGQPYRRWLLVLDSADDMEQIEDLLPEGNGHVLITTLTQDWASSGSVTEIEVEPFQRPESVAYARRRAQRLTEAEADDLADAVQDLPLLLAQTAAWLDANVMPAKDYVAMIRRGEASQIGIRISSDYPMGFQTSWSITLNTLQENNPEAVELLHLFALFSPDEIPVRLMQAAHPSALPAHLAALAVDPIRWHTALRRLSESTAVRLDYVESSEAEPAVDRVSMHRLYHSFLLSTLTEDRREALSTIACTLLAGADPRRPTDTREWSRYAELIPHLDPAGALDSREPVVRQLVLNCIDYMRVRGENRTALWLCEQTVARWRTRLQPDERDMLVLTHDHANMLRRSGRYQEAEAVGRAVLDQLTETRSDDDPDVLRAKNGLAGTLVSLGRYDEAHHMFEECVRAYSDTLEPEAPRTLQDRSNLAVVTSLLGRYEESLVLHRDILLIRERLLTPRHHLTLRSGMFYAWMLRLLGRYDEATSRQELNVRAHRQVMDRFTPQTLFAEHNLALCMRRTGDLLGAESLMRSVVERFVQRQGPRHPDALLVQADFATFNREHGNLEQARELATTVAADYAHLVGPEHPYAVGTLGNVGLALWEYGERDEALRIAEGALTGMRAAVGTTHPWALGAALNASGARNMAGDEEGAAELSRAVLESARATLGETHPLTLSCKAALAGDQRALRRSQEATKLENEALQQLSDTLGPQHPHTLSIRRRERPYWDFEPLPT